A region of Candidatus Defluviilinea gracilis DNA encodes the following proteins:
- the alr gene encoding alanine racemase has product MRPTFLEVNLTQLKKNIEAIRARVAPAKVMPMVKANAYGHGVDGVAPFIEPFVDYFGVAIAEEGIHLRALGIKKPILVAGGAFAEQLPLFAEYDLTLTGSSIALLSAAEDFSRTSGRRVKTHLKFDTGMERIGAHEYEAQEFIEYCLRLQHVDVEGMYTHLANSELADRSYSLMQLERFQGILRVYEKLSEPPPALKHMNNSGGILNLPEANFDMVRAGILFYGVSPGDETPRDPTIQPALTWKSKVAYSKRTKPGRSVSYGSLWQAETETRIVTVPCGYADGYFRRMTNKAQVVIRGKKYPQVGRICMDQFMVNTGDDAVETGEEVVLMGEGISTADFAEWMGTNEYEVLTSIGARVPRLFVNE; this is encoded by the coding sequence ATGCGACCTACCTTCCTTGAAGTAAATCTCACTCAACTGAAAAAGAACATCGAAGCGATCCGCGCGCGGGTTGCCCCCGCAAAGGTGATGCCGATGGTGAAAGCCAACGCCTATGGGCACGGTGTGGATGGCGTCGCGCCGTTCATCGAACCCTTTGTGGATTATTTCGGCGTTGCGATCGCGGAGGAGGGAATCCACCTTCGCGCGTTGGGAATCAAAAAGCCGATTCTGGTCGCGGGCGGGGCGTTTGCGGAACAACTTCCCTTGTTTGCCGAATACGATCTGACGCTGACTGGCTCTTCCATTGCTTTGCTTTCCGCCGCGGAAGACTTCTCTCGAACTTCGGGCAGGCGCGTCAAAACTCATTTGAAATTCGATACCGGCATGGAGCGTATTGGAGCCCATGAATATGAAGCGCAGGAATTCATCGAGTATTGCCTGCGCCTCCAGCATGTCGACGTGGAAGGGATGTACACGCATCTCGCCAATTCCGAACTGGCTGACCGCAGTTATTCCTTGATGCAACTGGAGCGTTTTCAAGGCATCCTGCGCGTGTACGAAAAATTGAGCGAACCCCCGCCCGCGTTAAAACACATGAATAATTCGGGCGGAATTTTGAATCTTCCCGAAGCAAATTTTGACATGGTGCGCGCGGGTATACTATTCTATGGCGTGTCTCCGGGCGATGAAACGCCGCGCGACCCAACGATCCAGCCAGCATTGACATGGAAATCGAAAGTGGCTTACTCGAAGCGGACCAAGCCGGGGAGGTCGGTCAGTTATGGCTCGTTGTGGCAGGCTGAAACAGAGACGCGAATCGTCACCGTCCCTTGCGGGTATGCCGATGGCTACTTCCGTCGTATGACGAACAAAGCTCAAGTAGTCATACGAGGAAAGAAATATCCGCAAGTGGGCAGGATCTGCATGGATCAATTCATGGTCAACACAGGAGACGACGCGGTCGAGACCGGCGAAGAAGTTGTGCTGATGGGCGAGGGGATTTCCACAGCCGATTTTGCCGAATGGATGGGCACGAATGAATACGAAGTGTTGACCAGTATCGGCGCGCGCGTGCCGCGCCTGTTCGTGAACGAGTGA
- a CDS encoding GNAT family N-acetyltransferase, with product MFEIRPAVAADIPRLMALDHKSRSDYVWQLDLKRETNQVVASFREVRLPRTVDVAYPRNQYALADEWTRRDLTLVAIDEGAVIGYLCAKEEHSSSVAWVTDLIVTSEVRRKGAASALLMAAQAWASVRNARRLILEMQSKNEGGIRLTQKFGYEFCGYNDHYYPTQDVTLFFGRTIK from the coding sequence TTGTTTGAAATTCGACCCGCTGTTGCAGCCGATATTCCCCGCCTGATGGCGCTCGATCATAAAAGTCGAAGCGACTACGTCTGGCAATTAGATTTGAAGCGCGAGACAAACCAGGTTGTTGCAAGTTTCCGCGAGGTGCGCCTGCCGCGCACGGTGGATGTGGCCTACCCGCGAAATCAATATGCGCTCGCCGACGAATGGACCCGCCGCGACCTGACGTTGGTAGCTATCGATGAAGGCGCAGTTATCGGTTATTTGTGCGCAAAAGAGGAACATTCTTCATCGGTAGCTTGGGTCACCGATCTGATAGTCACGTCGGAGGTACGGCGCAAAGGCGCGGCTTCCGCTCTCCTAATGGCAGCGCAGGCTTGGGCTTCCGTAAGAAACGCGCGTCGGTTGATCCTTGAAATGCAATCGAAGAACGAGGGCGGCATCCGTTTGACGCAAAAATTCGGTTACGAGTTCTGCGGGTATAATGACCATTACTACCCCACGCAAGATGTAACTTTATTTTTCGGCAGGACGATCAAGTAA
- a CDS encoding GAF domain-containing protein → MTNNMLPPASRFMLLLATLISLLGQGFWLAPGRFEFILISFSAVGNIIPGGVFLALAWLLYIQSLRRIRLSQERIKRQTETLLSIQCVATVGTLLLLMDFPAGIKQMGFLLSGTITLLTSIGLYLNFSIPIGEDVGRFDPMAEGNEAKALRAQIESLNERLAVEKHRNTQLTFLNELSKQLEAELELEVAAQLAVNTLAHAIDSSFASLLWHEPEHKRYVMLTASGKDIGTIPPGYQQDSTRGVLGRTTRLKKTQIVHDTRTDADFLPVDSFTVRSMISVPILQHSKIRSVIEICSDKVSAFSSDDVSIAEDVALELTRAWERVSYHQRLKELIQAGTSLTTLLDPQAAVQEVALIAQKTLEARFVFVTLLDQQGNFSRIAAAGNAPRLFAALSQNSTNEPIIQAALNSTRPFRIRDIRKYAQPGKMDVDTTGLRSALAIPIRLHRLSIGTIIAFGKQDGVSFSENDESLADLMSSQAAASIESSWLYQELRNTLNTTSMLYQLSVDVIQAEELSDAAELIAQAAHKLTSASETGITLLSKSGKIEAEVGIDANGFHNRREHPQTSIDQAIQTGQSIIISNENGSIVCYPLLTVGGTYGALWMNIPESRGQNFANLQTLANQAAIALERAILLAESRRQAEEIKRAYAELETTYDRTLTSLMSALDARDRETEGHSVRVSRLACTLAKALGLSEPQLKSLERGALLHDIGKIGISDTILHKPDKLTDDEWKIMRVHPDIGARIVEGIPFLNDAVPLIRHHHERWDGSGYPAGLKGREIPTQARIFAVADVFDALTSRRRYREKSTPEEALQFMKDNADILFDPDIIEALTRISHHEYTESANAQ, encoded by the coding sequence ATGACAAACAACATGCTCCCGCCCGCAAGCCGATTCATGTTGCTCCTCGCAACGTTGATTTCGCTTCTCGGTCAGGGTTTTTGGCTGGCTCCTGGCAGGTTTGAGTTCATCCTAATTTCTTTTTCCGCTGTGGGGAACATCATCCCAGGCGGCGTTTTCCTTGCGCTCGCATGGTTGTTATACATTCAGTCCCTGCGGCGCATACGCCTTTCGCAGGAGCGCATCAAACGTCAGACCGAAACCTTGCTCTCCATTCAATGTGTCGCCACGGTGGGAACTTTGCTTCTGTTAATGGATTTTCCCGCGGGGATCAAGCAGATGGGATTCTTGCTAAGCGGGACGATTACCCTATTAACCAGCATCGGTCTCTATCTTAACTTTAGCATCCCCATCGGGGAAGATGTCGGGAGGTTTGATCCTATGGCGGAAGGCAATGAGGCAAAAGCGCTTCGCGCCCAGATCGAATCGCTCAACGAACGGTTGGCTGTCGAAAAACATCGGAACACGCAACTCACCTTCCTGAACGAGCTCAGCAAGCAGTTGGAAGCCGAATTGGAATTGGAAGTTGCCGCGCAACTCGCTGTAAACACGCTCGCCCATGCGATCGATTCTTCGTTCGCATCGCTGTTATGGCACGAACCGGAACATAAGCGCTATGTGATGCTCACCGCTTCAGGCAAAGATATCGGAACAATTCCGCCGGGGTATCAACAAGACTCCACCCGAGGCGTGCTGGGGCGAACCACGCGCTTGAAAAAAACCCAAATCGTGCACGATACGCGAACCGATGCCGATTTTCTGCCGGTCGATTCGTTCACCGTGCGGTCCATGATCAGCGTGCCGATCCTCCAGCACAGCAAGATCCGCAGTGTCATCGAGATCTGTTCCGACAAAGTTTCGGCATTTTCAAGCGACGATGTAAGTATTGCTGAGGATGTGGCGCTTGAATTAACGCGGGCTTGGGAGCGGGTTAGTTATCACCAGCGGTTAAAGGAGTTGATTCAAGCGGGCACCTCGCTGACCACTTTGCTCGACCCGCAAGCCGCCGTGCAGGAGGTGGCGTTGATCGCCCAGAAAACGCTGGAGGCGCGCTTTGTATTCGTCACCTTGCTTGACCAACAGGGAAATTTCTCGCGGATTGCGGCGGCAGGCAATGCCCCGCGCTTGTTCGCCGCATTGAGCCAAAATTCCACAAACGAACCGATCATCCAAGCCGCGTTGAACTCCACGAGACCTTTCCGCATCCGCGACATACGCAAATACGCGCAACCGGGAAAAATGGACGTGGACACAACGGGCTTGAGAAGCGCGCTCGCCATCCCCATCCGGTTGCACCGGCTGAGTATTGGCACCATCATTGCGTTTGGCAAGCAGGATGGCGTTTCCTTTTCAGAGAACGACGAATCGCTCGCCGATTTGATGTCTTCGCAAGCGGCGGCGTCCATTGAGAGTTCGTGGCTGTATCAGGAATTACGCAACACGCTCAACACAACCTCCATGTTATATCAACTGAGCGTGGATGTTATTCAGGCGGAGGAATTAAGCGACGCGGCGGAACTGATCGCCCAAGCCGCGCATAAACTCACCAGCGCAAGCGAGACCGGTATCACCTTGTTGTCGAAGTCGGGGAAGATCGAAGCGGAAGTTGGCATCGACGCGAATGGATTCCACAACCGCCGCGAACATCCGCAAACCAGTATCGACCAGGCAATTCAGACCGGGCAAAGCATCATCATCTCGAACGAAAACGGCTCCATCGTCTGCTATCCGCTATTGACCGTTGGCGGAACGTACGGCGCGTTATGGATGAATATCCCTGAGAGTCGCGGGCAGAACTTTGCGAATCTGCAGACGCTGGCGAATCAAGCCGCCATTGCGCTTGAGCGCGCCATCCTGCTGGCGGAGTCGCGGCGTCAGGCGGAGGAGATCAAGCGGGCATATGCGGAGTTGGAAACCACCTATGATCGCACGTTGACTTCGCTGATGTCCGCGTTGGACGCGCGGGACCGCGAAACAGAAGGACACAGTGTGCGCGTCAGCCGTCTTGCTTGCACGCTGGCGAAGGCATTGGGATTGTCGGAACCGCAATTGAAATCGCTCGAGCGCGGCGCCTTGTTGCACGACATTGGAAAGATCGGCATCAGCGATACCATCCTGCACAAGCCGGATAAATTGACCGATGATGAATGGAAGATCATGCGCGTGCACCCTGATATCGGCGCGCGGATTGTGGAAGGTATCCCCTTCTTGAATGACGCCGTGCCTCTGATACGGCATCACCACGAACGCTGGGACGGGAGTGGCTATCCTGCCGGGCTAAAAGGCAGGGAAATTCCCACGCAGGCGCGCATCTTCGCTGTTGCAGATGTTTTCGACGCGCTGACCAGCCGGCGAAGGTATCGTGAAAAGTCCACCCCGGAAGAAGCGCTCCAGTTTATGAAGGACAACGCGGATATTTTGTTCGATCCCGATATCATCGAAGCCTTAACGCGCATTTCGCATCATGAATATACCGAGAGCGCGAACGCGCAATAA
- a CDS encoding purine-nucleoside phosphorylase: MNQFVTLEQIDRAVEAVRARTSHSPRIGIVLGSGLNSLADSVQKADSIPFGDLPDWPRSTVHGHAGRLVIGELEGQSVMVMQGRVHFYEGYSISQVTLPARVMARMGIEILIVTNAAGGVNPGFAPGDVMLITDHLNLMGMTGANPLMGPNIEELGPRFPDMSQAYDLPLMAQARKTAAESGIALREGVYCGLSGPSFEGPADLRFLRLAGTDAVGMSTVPEVIVARHGGMRVLGFSGISNKANLDGSTVTTHEEVIEAGKVITPKIEKIIRGVLRAL, encoded by the coding sequence ATGAATCAATTTGTCACTCTCGAACAAATCGACCGGGCTGTGGAAGCCGTCCGGGCGCGAACATCACATAGCCCGCGAATCGGGATCGTCCTCGGTTCCGGGCTCAACAGTCTGGCTGATTCTGTCCAGAAGGCGGATTCCATCCCCTTCGGCGACCTTCCAGATTGGCCCCGTTCCACGGTGCACGGGCATGCCGGCAGGCTGGTCATCGGCGAGTTGGAGGGGCAATCTGTGATGGTAATGCAGGGACGGGTTCACTTCTATGAAGGTTACAGCATTTCACAAGTGACTTTGCCCGCGCGCGTGATGGCGCGCATGGGCATTGAGATCCTGATCGTCACAAATGCCGCGGGAGGCGTAAACCCAGGCTTTGCGCCCGGCGATGTGATGCTCATTACCGATCATTTGAACCTCATGGGCATGACCGGCGCTAACCCTCTCATGGGACCCAACATTGAAGAACTCGGTCCGCGCTTCCCGGATATGAGCCAAGCCTATGATTTGCCATTGATGGCGCAAGCCCGTAAAACTGCCGCTGAATCGGGTATCGCATTGCGCGAAGGAGTGTATTGCGGCTTGAGCGGTCCTTCGTTCGAAGGTCCTGCCGACTTGCGCTTCCTCCGCCTTGCCGGCACAGACGCGGTGGGAATGTCCACGGTGCCGGAGGTGATCGTTGCCCGTCATGGCGGGATGCGCGTTCTGGGTTTTTCGGGCATCAGCAACAAGGCCAACCTTGATGGCTCTACGGTAACCACTCATGAGGAGGTCATCGAAGCCGGCAAGGTGATCACGCCAAAAATCGAAAAAATCATTCGCGGCGTATTGCGTGCCCTGTAA
- a CDS encoding DNA translocase FtsK, whose protein sequence is MQKHSNLPPAPEPRNDWLTQLARLNERFGRFARDAFGILLFAAALMTFLALRNFTEGSALSPWVDFLSLWFGWGAYLVAVGLGYFGFLAVRRSGPPLGWGRLSALLLASLLTLGLLAASGGGSLIRAEAGADGGRIGWGLVTLFWRIDRLWGALLLAVLWFFFAMTGLEVWAFLERWLLKLAGEAPPPQLATQLEIPVEAKAEEKPERSTRKKSSAPALPPEFRKSLRIADQKDKKPAAPRDRDDRLPSLNVLLADQNARPDERTINQTAGMIEKTLAEFGVAATVIGFRVGPTVTQFAVQPGFMKKAGATEEEAQQMKVRVAQIASLQKDLALALSAERLRIEAPVPGKPYVGIEVPNTHTSVVRMRSILETDAFHKIGAPLAMALGRDVSGQPLAADLARMPHLLIAGATGSGKSICITALAACFAMNNPPEDLRMVMIDSKMVELLRFNGLPHLYGKVETNVERILGVLRWVVVEMEHRYRLLEGAHVRDLETYNRRISKKKDGVTLPRIVVLIDELADLMMSAPDQTEHNLVRLAQMARATGIHLIVATQRPSTDVVTGLIKANFPARLAFAVASGVDSRVILDTTGAETLLGRGDMLFLNPESGSPARAQGVMITDMEIERIIAHWQKNAEEKDATPPWEKLLSEPDENEDEGLIEQAVTIVRQSQRASASLLQRRLRIGYPRAARLLDQLEEMGVVGPSQGGGKERDVLVGPLDEELGDSGKSSTLP, encoded by the coding sequence ATGCAAAAACATTCCAACCTGCCTCCCGCCCCTGAGCCGCGCAACGATTGGCTCACACAACTTGCGCGGCTCAACGAGCGCTTTGGACGTTTCGCGCGCGACGCCTTCGGCATTTTACTTTTCGCCGCAGCGCTCATGACCTTCCTCGCGTTGCGAAACTTCACCGAAGGCTCGGCGCTCTCGCCCTGGGTTGATTTCCTGTCGCTTTGGTTTGGCTGGGGAGCCTACCTCGTGGCGGTCGGGTTGGGATATTTCGGATTCCTAGCCGTTCGACGTAGCGGACCTCCTCTCGGGTGGGGGAGGCTTTCCGCGCTGTTGCTCGCTTCTCTCCTGACGTTGGGTTTGCTCGCCGCCAGCGGAGGCGGATCGCTCATCCGCGCGGAGGCTGGAGCAGACGGCGGCCGGATCGGTTGGGGACTCGTCACTCTATTTTGGCGGATCGATCGATTATGGGGCGCGCTGTTGTTGGCGGTCCTCTGGTTTTTCTTTGCGATGACCGGCTTGGAGGTATGGGCTTTTCTCGAAAGATGGTTGTTGAAACTCGCAGGCGAGGCGCCACCTCCCCAACTGGCGACCCAACTTGAAATCCCGGTGGAAGCGAAGGCGGAGGAGAAGCCGGAGCGTTCCACGCGCAAAAAATCATCCGCGCCGGCGTTGCCTCCGGAATTTAGAAAGTCTCTGCGTATTGCCGATCAAAAAGATAAAAAGCCTGCCGCCCCGCGAGACCGCGATGATCGCCTGCCCTCGTTGAACGTGTTGCTCGCCGACCAAAACGCCCGCCCCGATGAACGGACGATCAACCAAACCGCCGGCATGATCGAAAAGACGCTTGCCGAGTTTGGCGTTGCCGCAACGGTGATCGGTTTTCGCGTGGGTCCGACGGTGACGCAATTTGCCGTTCAGCCCGGCTTCATGAAAAAAGCGGGCGCCACCGAGGAAGAGGCGCAACAGATGAAAGTGCGCGTTGCGCAGATTGCGTCACTGCAAAAAGATTTGGCGTTGGCGCTCTCTGCCGAACGGTTGCGCATCGAAGCGCCGGTGCCAGGCAAGCCTTATGTGGGCATCGAAGTGCCGAACACGCATACTTCGGTCGTGCGGATGCGTTCGATCCTCGAAACCGACGCGTTCCACAAGATCGGCGCGCCTTTGGCGATGGCTCTTGGGCGCGATGTTTCAGGTCAACCGTTGGCGGCGGATCTGGCGCGCATGCCGCATCTGTTGATCGCCGGCGCGACCGGCTCGGGCAAGTCGATATGTATCACGGCGTTGGCGGCCTGTTTTGCCATGAACAACCCGCCCGAAGATTTGCGCATGGTGATGATCGACTCAAAGATGGTCGAGTTGCTTCGCTTCAACGGTTTGCCGCATTTGTATGGGAAGGTCGAGACCAACGTTGAGCGCATTCTCGGCGTGTTGCGTTGGGTGGTGGTGGAGATGGAACATCGCTATCGCCTGCTCGAAGGCGCGCATGTCCGCGATTTGGAAACCTATAACCGCCGTATTTCGAAGAAGAAAGACGGCGTCACCCTTCCGCGCATTGTTGTGTTGATCGATGAACTCGCGGACTTGATGATGTCTGCGCCCGACCAGACGGAACATAACCTCGTCCGTCTGGCGCAAATGGCGCGCGCGACGGGCATCCATTTGATCGTCGCCACGCAGCGCCCGTCAACCGACGTGGTGACCGGCTTGATCAAAGCGAATTTCCCGGCGCGCCTCGCCTTTGCCGTTGCCTCCGGTGTGGATAGCCGCGTGATCCTCGACACCACCGGCGCGGAAACATTGCTGGGGCGCGGCGATATGTTGTTCTTGAACCCGGAAAGCGGCTCGCCTGCGCGCGCGCAGGGAGTGATGATCACCGATATGGAGATCGAGCGGATCATCGCGCATTGGCAGAAGAATGCCGAGGAGAAAGACGCTACCCCGCCCTGGGAGAAATTGTTGAGCGAACCGGATGAAAACGAAGACGAAGGTCTCATCGAGCAGGCGGTCACGATCGTCCGGCAGAGTCAACGCGCGTCGGCGTCGTTACTGCAAAGACGGTTGCGAATCGGCTACCCGCGCGCGGCGCGCTTGCTCGACCAGCTGGAAGAGATGGGCGTTGTGGGTCCCTCGCAGGGAGGCGGCAAGGAACGCGATGTGTTAGTCGGTCCGTTGGATGAGGAATTGGGAGACTCTGGTAAATCATCGACGCTCCCGTAA
- a CDS encoding CDP-alcohol phosphatidyltransferase family protein — protein sequence MENKSSPAATRKTLTDYLRLWFKWVLDPLGRLFNRLGLTPNMVTVIGMIGNCIGAYYLARGEMFTGGLWVLIMTPVDALDGTMARLRGEPGDFGAFVDSVSDRYSELIIYGGLLYHFLTLGEPLGGMLTFIAAAGSVLVSYVKARAEGLGYGAKVGLLTRVERYLVLAPSLVFNKLYLGLAVIAIFANITAFQRIWHVRAQAHARMRTAMLEEKKP from the coding sequence ATGGAAAATAAATCCTCTCCTGCGGCAACGCGAAAGACATTGACCGATTATTTGCGCCTGTGGTTCAAGTGGGTGCTCGACCCGCTCGGCAGGCTTTTCAACCGTTTGGGTCTCACGCCGAATATGGTGACCGTCATCGGAATGATCGGCAACTGCATCGGCGCGTATTATCTGGCGCGAGGCGAGATGTTTACCGGCGGGCTTTGGGTACTGATCATGACGCCCGTCGACGCGTTAGACGGAACCATGGCGCGGTTGCGCGGCGAGCCGGGCGATTTCGGCGCGTTCGTCGATTCGGTCAGCGACCGCTATTCCGAATTGATCATCTACGGCGGGTTGTTGTATCATTTTCTGACCCTTGGCGAACCGTTAGGCGGCATGTTGACTTTCATCGCCGCCGCGGGATCTGTGCTCGTCTCATACGTGAAAGCGCGCGCCGAAGGGCTGGGCTACGGAGCAAAAGTGGGTTTGCTCACGCGGGTGGAGCGATATCTTGTGCTTGCGCCTTCCCTGGTTTTCAATAAACTTTACCTTGGGCTGGCTGTCATCGCCATCTTCGCTAATATTACAGCGTTTCAAAGGATTTGGCACGTCCGCGCGCAGGCGCATGCGCGCATGAGAACGGCAATGCTGGAAGAGAAAAAACCATGA
- a CDS encoding RluA family pseudouridine synthase: MTVERVFQIRYDRQPGERLDKFLAEVLPEFSRSRIQQLIAGGCVDVNGSPARKAGQPVDAGAALTVRVPPAAPTDLVAEQIPLDIIFENDELMVVNKPAGMVVHPAAGHARGTLVNAALGHDPDIEGIGGEERPGIVHRLDKDTSGLILLAKNERAHRWLQDQFRLRKVEKTYLALVDGKPPTPSGRVETFIGRDPKNRKHMANVSKTKGREAVSEYKTLQSFEHHTLLEFHPLTRAHASNPFTLRISEMPDSGRSRVWQKEFCVAN, from the coding sequence GTGACCGTCGAGCGCGTATTCCAAATTCGCTATGACCGACAGCCCGGCGAACGGCTCGACAAATTTTTAGCGGAAGTTCTGCCGGAGTTTTCGCGCTCGCGGATTCAACAGCTGATCGCAGGCGGATGCGTGGACGTGAACGGTTCGCCCGCCCGTAAGGCTGGTCAGCCCGTAGACGCCGGCGCCGCCCTTACTGTTCGTGTCCCTCCCGCCGCGCCGACCGATCTGGTCGCGGAACAAATTCCCCTCGATATAATTTTTGAAAACGACGAACTGATGGTGGTGAATAAACCGGCGGGCATGGTCGTACACCCTGCGGCGGGACACGCCCGTGGAACGCTGGTTAACGCCGCGCTGGGGCATGACCCGGACATCGAAGGCATCGGAGGCGAGGAGCGCCCCGGCATCGTCCACCGGCTGGACAAGGATACCTCGGGGCTGATCCTTCTCGCCAAAAACGAACGCGCCCATCGTTGGTTGCAGGACCAATTCCGCTTACGGAAGGTGGAGAAAACGTATCTCGCGCTGGTAGATGGCAAACCGCCGACTCCATCCGGTCGCGTGGAAACGTTCATTGGCAGGGACCCAAAGAACCGAAAGCACATGGCGAATGTTTCCAAGACAAAAGGGCGCGAGGCTGTGTCGGAATACAAGACCTTGCAGAGTTTTGAACATCACACCCTGCTCGAGTTTCATCCCCTGACCCGGGCGCACGCATCAAATCCGTTTACATTGCGCATTTCTGAAATGCCCGATAGCGGGCGATCGCGTGTATGGCAGAAAGAATTCTGTGTTGCCAATTAA
- the ltaE gene encoding low-specificity L-threonine aldolase, whose amino-acid sequence MEYIDLRSDTVTKPTPEMREAMAEAEVGDDVYGDDPTVNRLEALAASMLGKEASVFVPSGTMGNLLALLVHCQRGDEAIVGSKSHIYLNEAGGMSALGGIQPNPIPNQKDGTLALEGIRNAIRPEDVHQPITRLICIENTQNNCGGVALSVEYTRQVGEIARANNLKFHIDGARIFNAAAVLGAEVKDLVSPADSVMFCLSKGLASPVGSMLAGTKAFIARARHLRKMLGGGMRQAGVLAAAGIVSLEKMSRRVGDDHARAKKLADGLRKIPGILLDEGAPFTNMVYFDIADNVPFDEKQLCEKMLNHKVLIDWAGARRIRLVTHYAIDDAGVEKTVQAFTEVFR is encoded by the coding sequence ATGGAGTACATTGACCTTCGTTCCGATACCGTCACCAAGCCCACGCCTGAGATGCGCGAGGCGATGGCGGAAGCCGAAGTGGGCGACGATGTGTACGGGGACGATCCAACCGTCAATCGGCTCGAAGCGCTTGCCGCGTCCATGCTGGGCAAAGAGGCTTCGGTGTTCGTCCCCTCCGGCACGATGGGGAATCTGCTCGCCCTGCTGGTCCACTGCCAGCGCGGAGACGAAGCTATCGTTGGGAGCAAGTCGCATATTTACTTAAATGAGGCAGGCGGGATGTCTGCGTTGGGCGGGATTCAACCGAACCCGATCCCAAATCAAAAAGATGGCACGCTTGCGCTGGAGGGGATTCGCAACGCGATCCGCCCGGAGGATGTGCACCAACCCATCACGCGCTTGATCTGTATCGAAAACACCCAAAACAATTGCGGCGGGGTGGCGTTATCCGTCGAATACACGCGGCAGGTGGGTGAAATTGCCAGAGCCAACAACTTGAAATTTCACATCGACGGCGCGCGGATTTTCAATGCCGCCGCTGTCTTGGGCGCGGAGGTGAAAGACCTTGTGTCTCCCGCCGATTCGGTCATGTTTTGTTTGAGCAAGGGGCTGGCTTCGCCGGTCGGTTCGATGCTGGCGGGAACGAAGGCGTTTATCGCCCGCGCTCGTCACCTGCGGAAGATGCTCGGCGGCGGCATGAGACAAGCCGGCGTTCTTGCCGCGGCGGGGATTGTTTCGCTCGAGAAAATGTCGCGGCGGGTGGGGGACGATCACGCTCGCGCCAAAAAATTGGCGGATGGTTTGCGTAAGATACCGGGCATCCTGCTCGATGAAGGCGCCCCGTTCACAAACATGGTGTACTTCGATATCGCCGACAACGTCCCATTCGACGAAAAACAGTTATGCGAGAAAATGTTAAACCATAAAGTCTTGATTGACTGGGCGGGCGCGCGCCGTATTCGTCTGGTGACCCACTATGCGATCGATGATGCGGGAGTTGAGAAAACCGTTCAAGCGTTTACAGAAGTCTTCCGCTAA
- the lspA gene encoding signal peptidase II translates to MNRLFEKYGMLFLVAGLIVLFDQWTKSLVRTNLPLGATWLPESLEWLSPYARFVHWHNTGAAFGMFQNGAMVFTALAFVVIGAIIFYFPQVEQHDWTLRLAMSMQLGGALGNLIDRLMREGRVTDFISVGSFAVFNIADASISIGTAILLLGVYLQERAAKRSAAIQASQ, encoded by the coding sequence GTGAACCGTTTGTTTGAAAAGTATGGAATGCTATTTTTGGTGGCGGGGTTGATCGTCCTGTTCGACCAGTGGACAAAATCGCTGGTGAGAACAAACCTCCCTCTCGGCGCAACCTGGTTGCCCGAATCGTTGGAATGGCTCAGCCCGTACGCGCGTTTTGTGCACTGGCATAACACCGGGGCCGCGTTCGGTATGTTCCAGAACGGCGCCATGGTGTTCACGGCGCTTGCCTTCGTGGTGATCGGCGCCATCATTTTTTACTTTCCCCAAGTGGAACAACACGATTGGACTTTGCGGCTTGCCATGAGCATGCAACTGGGAGGCGCGCTTGGCAACCTGATCGACCGCCTCATGCGCGAAGGGCGCGTGACCGATTTTATTTCCGTCGGCTCATTTGCGGTGTTCAACATTGCAGACGCAAGCATCAGCATCGGCACGGCAATCCTTCTGCTGGGCGTCTACTTGCAAGAGCGCGCCGCAAAACGATCAGCCGCCATCCAAGCGAGCCAATAA